From a single Nicotiana tabacum cultivar K326 chromosome 8, ASM71507v2, whole genome shotgun sequence genomic region:
- the LOC107820420 gene encoding uncharacterized protein LOC107820420, translating to MTRPVLSGHLVRWSILFNQHEITYIPQKAMKGQALANFLADHPLLAEWELSDEFPDKDVLFIEEFPPWTMFFDGPTCRNGAGASVVLISPERQVLPFSFVLGETCSNNAAEYQALIVGLKMALEIKILQLEIYGDSKLIINQLLGSYKVKKEDLLPYHEYASGLLEKFDQVFLNHVPREENCKADALANLATTMALGENESTKVYVCRRWVIPRLLDLQINEIHHTSVQVIEDEDWRQPLIEYLEHGKLPEDPRQRIDIKRRAPQFIFYKGTLFRRSFEGLFLRCLDKEEVCQAMEEAHSGSCGAHQSGPKLHFCIKSMGYYWVTMVKDCMDHTKRCQACQFYANYIHQPLEPLHPTVASWPFDAWGLDVVGPLPKSSKGQMYILAAIDYFSKWAEAVPLKEVKKETVVDFIKSYIIFRYNIPRYIITDNEKPFDNKLVKSLCEKFSFKQHKSSIYNAPTNGLAEAFNKTLGNLLKKVVANGMRKLVKLCGHTGQPSELLHKQLLTLWDMA from the coding sequence ATGACTCGACCTGTTCTTTCTGGACACCTAGTAAGATGGTCCATATTGTTTAACCAACATGAGATCACATACATACCTCAAAAAGCTATGAAAGGACAAGCACTAGCCAATTTTCTGGCTGATCACCCTCTTCTGGCGGAATGGGAGCTTTCAGATGAGTTTCCAGATAAAGACGTTTTGTTCATCGAAGAGTTTCCACCATGGACAATGTTTTTTGATGGACCTACATGTCGTAACGGTGCGGGGGCAAGTGTGGTGTTGATCTCTCCAGAAAGACAagtcttgccattctcctttgttTTAGGTGAAACATGCTCCAACAATGCCGCAGAGTACCAAGCTTTGATCGTCGGTCTCAAAATGGCATTAGAAATAAAGATTCTACAGTTGGAGATCTACGGTGACTCTAAGCTGATCATCAACCAACTTTTGGGGAGTTACAAGGTAAAGAAGGAAGATCTATTGCCATACCATGAATACGCTTCTGGTTTACTTGAAAAATTCGACCAAGTGTTCTTAAACCACGTCCCAAGAGAAGAAAATTGCAAggctgatgctttggctaactTGGCCACAACGATGGCACTTGGAGAGAATGAGTCAACAAAGGTATATGTGTGTCGTCGATGGGTTATTCCTAGACTTCTGGATCTTCAAATCAACGAAATCCATCATACGTCTGTTCAAGTGATTGAAGACGAAGATTGGAGGCAACCACTGATAGAGTACCTTGAACATGGAAAGTTACCTGAAGATCCACGACAAAGAATAGACATCAAACGAAGAGCACCACAATTCATCTTCTATAAGGGGACATTGTTTCGCCGCTCTTTTGAAGGACTATTCTTGCGATGTCTTGACAAAGAAGAAGTCTGCCAAGCGATGGAGGAAGCACATTCTGGCTCATGTGGAGCACACCAATCTGGTCCCAAGCTCCATTTTTGCATCAAAAGTATGGGCTACTACTGGGTGACAATGGTGAAGGATTGCATGGATCATACCAAAAGATGTCAAGCATGTCAATTTTATGCCAACTACATCCACCAACCTCTAGAGCCTCTTCACCCAACTGTAGCTTCATGGCCTTTTGATGCATGGGGACttgatgttgttggaccacttcCAAAGTCATCAAAGGGACAGATGTACATATTGGCTGCTATAGACTACTTCTCTAAATGGGCTGAAGCTGTTCCACTCAAGGAGGTGAAAAAGGAAACCGTTGTCGATTTTATCAAGTCATATATAATTTTTAGGTACAACATACCAAGATACATAATCACTGATAATGAAAAGCCATTTGACAACAAGCTTGTGAAGAGTCTATGCGAGAAGTTCAGTTTCAAACAACATAAGTCTTCAATTTATAATGCACCTACCAATGGCCTTGCTGAAGCTTTTAACAAGACGCTTGGTAaccttttgaagaaagttgttgcaAATGGCATGAGAAAATTGGTGAAGCTTTGTGGGCATACCGGACAACCTTCAGAACTGCTACACAAGCAACTCCTTACTCTTTGGGATATGGCGTGA